The sequence TTTCCCAGGACGGGACGGTCCCTCCAGGGCAGGACTGGGTGCTCTTGTGAGCAGCAATGCGTGTAAGGATCTTCCTCTTTCAGTCATGCTAAGGGCTCaactccccttcctctctctgctcAGCCTGTTCCCCACGACCTCCTTGCAGCCTTTGAGAGGGGCTCCCAGGAACCCACCTTTCGGTTCCAGGGCCAACTCTACACCATGGATCCAAGGCCCCCTCAGCAGAGCACTGAAGGCCAGGGATCTGTCCAGCCCATCCAGATCCAGCGCCGACCGGCCTACCGCTCCCTGAGCTGCATGGCACGGTATCTGCGGTAAGTGACTCTCTGGGCGGTTCCATGGCTGGAGGGATCCGAGCTATGTTCTGACTGGCCAGCGTCTCCCATCTCCTTATCTCCTTAGGACAATCCCTTGGGGCTCCCGGGGACTCTTCCATCCTTCCACGTCCACCATCCCCGGGGAGAGACCCACAGATGGGTACTGTGGCCCGTACCCAGCCACCTGGGTTCCCCAGCCACCCCATGGCCAGGCCTTCCTCCATGCAGAGGTGGCCGCATCGGAAGCGGTGTACCGCGAGATCTGTGAGCTCTTCCACGCGTCTGTCCCAGAGGACATGGTGCTGGTGCTGAGGATTTACAGGATCCGGAACAATGCACTCTGGAAAAAATACAGCAGGTAGGAAGAGGAACGGATGCTTCGAGAGATGAGGCAGGGGTCAGACCAGGCCACCAGCTTTAACTCCGCCATTAAGCCGTTGATGCCAGTGCTGTGGGCAGGACTAGATGGGTTATCTTCTCTGGGTGGGCTGAAGGGAGGTGTGTCTAAGGTTCAGGAGACCCATCCCAGGGATACAATCATCTGGCTTCAGGATTTTCCTCAACGACTCCAACCCTTTTGTCTTGCGGCTGATCCGGAGCGTGTCCTTTTGAACCATATCCGGCTCGATAGAAAGACTTCAGAGGGCTTCAGGAAAGAGGAATGCTGTGAGGAGGGGTATGAAGGccgaggggctgggagccaggacagcATAGCATCATGGGATGCCCAGGGGAGAGAGACcccaggggagggagagatgcatcaaggaggatgaggaggggcCCCTCGCCCGGGCCTGAAGGAGCCACCTGGGACCAGTCTCAGGGGCAGACTGGGGGGACTGAGGGCAGGATGAGAGTTTGGAGGTGAAGGGGAATGGGTGGGATGGACCAGGAAGGAGAGGAAGCTGGAAGGAAAGGAAGCTGGGTGGGATGgaccaggagaggagagagagctgggagaatcctgagcagagagaggaggagagctgAGGGGAGTCAACCGAGGGACTGAGTCCCTGAGGCTGGAGGTGCAGGACCTGACCGGGGAGGAGATGCCGAGCTGTTTAGTGAGGAAGACGCAGAGCAGCAGGAAGAGAGAATGTACGCACCGTAGAGGGAATTGGGCTCGTGTCTGGATCCCCCGCCGAGGTGGTCAGTGGCCAGGGGAGCAGATACTGGGGGTGCACCAGGGCTGGGGAGCAGTGACTCTAAACCCCCTTCTTTCTCCTTTGCACTCACCTCAGCCGGAAGGAGCTCATGTCCAGCGGACTCTCGGCCCAGGAGAAGAGGCTCCTGGAGAGGCACCTCTTCCACGGGACCTCAGCCGACAACGTGGCGTCCATCTGCCGGGAGAACTTTAACCCCCGTCTCTCCGGAAAGCACGGTGCCCATTACGGCCACGGCAGCTACTTCTCTTCCTATGCCCACTGCTCCCACAACTTCGCTCTGGCCAACCACGCCGGCCACCGCCACATGTTCCTGGCCAAGGTCCTGGTGGGCAAGTGGGCGTTGGGGAGACCCGGGTACACCCAGCCCCCGGCGAGGGAGCCTGGCAGACAGCGCTACGACTCCTGCAGCGATGATGGCCAAGAGCCCGCCCTCTACGTGATCTTCGACAACTCCCAGTGCTACCCCTACTTCGTGATCTGCTACAaactgctcggtgaccccgtgaCACTGGACGGCCTCGGAGGAGCGGGTCTGTTGGCAGGGAACAGCTTCCCAGCGGGCAGGCTCACGCAGCCCAGCTTTTCCACGCTCTAACCGCACTCTCTGTCGGGTTCGCACAGCACGGTAATGAGAGAACGCGGAGCCCGTCCAGCATCCGTGATACGAACGAGCAATCCAGTTCCCGGAGGCTTCACCCACCCCGTCATCCTACCGGAATGTGATCCGTCCCCATGACCctattccctccaccccactcttaCTGCCTGCCTGCCCCGAGACCATCCACCAAAGGCTGCTCATGACTCCTGGGCAAACACCATTTGCTGCGCTGCCCTGAAGGAGGCACCGCTGAGCCCCATACCACtgtccctctcctcctggtcTCGCAAAGGTTTCAGAAAGTGGAAACCCCACCTggaaatccccccaccccaatctcacTAATGCTGGGAATAGGCCGCGCTGGTGCGtgaaattaattttgttctcaccCATCCCCTCCAAACCTCCCCGCGGAATACCCCCGTCTCCTTGCCTACTGGCAGTAGTGGTATTGTCTAGGGATTAAAGAGTGGGTGAAAGTTATGTTTCTGTTAACACAAACCCTCTCGTCTGTGACTCTGGGGGCTGCATTTGCTTGTGGGACGTCACGGTTTAAAGGGCTGAGAATGACACCCCGAGCGGCTGGGGGGCCGAGGGGTCTTGTTGGAAAAATAAGCATTTGAAAGGATAAAAAAGTGTCCCCCGCTTTGTGGAAAGAGCCTGTGTCCACACCAACGAGCAGGGGCGTGGGCGTGACAGAGAGCGCGTGCGTGAGCCGGCGTGTATAGTGGTAGCAGGTCTGCCAGGTTTGGTTTTCCTCCAGGAGGGTGTAAGGGTTGGGCAGGGGACTGAAGCGGGAAAGCTGGGGGGCATGCAGAGTGGCCAACAGGGCAATAATTGCCCATATTTGGGGGGGAAGAGACTGCACTGGGGGCCCCAGTTCAtttttcatggggggagggagttttATGCATCTCCATGTGTGACACTCTCTAACCTCCCCTCACCCCTAGCAGCGGGAGCTGGGGTGGCCCAGTGTGGGGCTCAGACATGGACTGCTCCCATGTAAggtgaccagaaagcaagtgtgaaaaatggggacactttttttgggggggcggggcatAGTGGCCTATATAAAAGAAAGCTGCTGATACCGGGTGTGATGGGTTTCGGCCCTTTggggtgtcacctgatgtgctggggtaccactgagtcagcctattctgccagccggggtctcctttacctggccttgctgggctcggctcacaagcctcttccagccaagcacacaggcagggccacacccagctgcacagagagccaGAGAGCCACTCTGGAAAGATGCAGCCTTAGGGGCTTGCCAACACGGCCCACTCCCTTTAAAGGGTCCAAACCCAAAGGCtgtatgaaattcaccccctccctcaatgtggagggagataggcacaacttcttgccccctccccgccagtTAGAAATTACTTAAACTGGGTTATATGATAAATAagcaataagtttattaactacaaaaggtgaattttaagtgaatataagagataacagacagatcAAATCAGATTCCTGATCAAATAAAGCAAATTACAAAAACTAAACTAGATATACTGAAGAAACAAGTTACAAAATataaattctcaccctaaatgttatttttaggcaggttgcaaaatttctgtggttcagagttctagttatattccttttcagacccctgtctcagtctggactccccccgccTTCCCTTCAGGGGGcttttgcagtctttcttcttgggcagacaggccatggcgAGGAGGAGTcccatttgccttcctccccagttTAAATATTTacgtgggaatcctttgtttcccaaacttgaacccctcccttccagcagaaagttacaagaagtcccaggtaatgtttagtatcagatGACAAGACCACCCGACTCTGTAGTATCCCAGCGTCCATGAGTCGGGGCAGTATGGAGTGTCCACAGGAAGGGCAAGGATTTTCACAGCccattgtcctcgctgatgggCCATCCGCCCTGTCTGGCTTTCCCATGGTTGTACCCGAAGTGTTACcagtgggcgtcacccaaagCAGCTTAGTTGAAACACAgatacatggtcaatattcctaacttcagatacagaaacgaTACAGGCGAACACAATGGATAATCACAGTCAGTAAACCAGAACCTTTCCAACGCTCTTTCATGTGAGCCATCTGGCATAGAGTATATCTCAGTGACGTCATATTCATATaggaagcatattttcataaagactATGGAGTGAAACATCCGGAGACCCTACTCCCACTGCTCACAGGGACGGGGTGCGGGGAGGAATTGGGACTTGCTCACTGTTGAGAAATGTCACACATGCCGCTGTGCAAAACTTGGCAGCTGTACTTTGTATTAAGGAGCTTCCCTAAAAGGTTGCTGGCAGATCGGCTCTGTGGTTACAGCTGAGGCCCCAAACAGGCAGTGCCTGTCTGAGAtagggggcggggaatgggggggtATAGACAAGGATTCGGGGGGATCGGCTCTGTGGTTACAGCTGAGGTCCCAAAGAGGCAGTGCCTGTCCgagatggggggcggggaatggggggggcGTAGACAGGGATTCGGGGGGATCGGCTCTGTGGTTACAGCTGGGGGCCCAAAGAGACAGTGCCTCTCTTGGACTATAGGAAATCTCACTGTGGGAAACAGGGTGAAAGGGTAAGATAAAAGGGACTAGGTGACAGGGGACCTGCCATAAACACCTGGCTTGCAGAGGGGAGGTGTGCTCTGGAAATACCACAAAtccttgctcaaataaattggttagtctctaaggtgccacaagtactccttttctttttgtgaatacagactaacacggctgttactctgaaacctgacacaaaTCCTTCAGATTCCTGTTTGCAATGAGGCCTTGGGGGCAAGTTAAACCagctctccgtgcctcagtttccccactcgtAACATGGGGCTACGCCTGTGACtgcatctttgtaaagtgctttgagctccatCGATGAAACAGTGCAGCACATTGTTAGTAGTCCTGTAGGACAGACAGGAAACCAAAGACACAGAGGTTTGTCTGGGAGACTTTGGCGGGCGGGGGCCTGACTTTCCTTAGGAGCCGCCACAAGCCCTCTCATCAAGAGGGCAGGACTCATCTCCTGCTGTGCGTCGTGCCCTGCCCCGGCGGTTGTGCCCTCCGGGACAATACCACCCGCAGGGCGCAGGAGTGAGtggtacagggccagattctgacatgGTGTTAACCGATGTGACATTGGTGGAGCTGCACTgagacaccagctgaggatcaggcccaaaccGTTCGCCGGGGTCAGGGCAGGGAGGGATTTGGCCGCGGAATAAGTTTGCCAAGGCAATGAGGTGGATCCAGCatctggctgctgctgggcatGACAAGCCTCCTCCTTGCACTGGATTTCCTGCCGGGCCCAGGAGGAGAAAGGAGCAGAAGCCTCCAGGAGACCTGCTGGGAACCTTGCCAGGTGGATGTAATTTCCCTGGGAAGCACTTAAATACTAGGGCAATGGATGCTGTAGAAAACCCAAAGACAGATACATAAGACCCTGGCTTCATGACCTGGGGCATATCCCCTCACCTCCCTGTTCCCAGCTTTACACTAGGGCGTTAATTCTGATACCCGACCCCCTGAAGGGCTGGCAGGCGATGAGCCCAGTTCTTTGGAATGCCCAAGCACCGTGAGTAGGATCTGCCCCCGCAGCGTGGAAAGTGGCCGGTGGCAACCGGACGGACCATCGGCATTCAGCAGCTTGGACAGCAACGTCTGCTGCCTGCACTGCACCCGCAGCTCTTTGCCACCCCCCCGGGCAGCGGCGCACCATGTGCCTGGTGCCCTTTCCCCAGGGCATCCCCGGAAAGGGCTGCGGTGCCCCTAGAGAAGCCGTCAGACGAGGACCCCTTTCCGGGGTGTCCGCCGCAAAGTGCCAGGGGGCTCAGCCCAGCGTCGCTGTCTCTGGCCCTCTCCGGCGAAGGGACGGGGCCAGTAACCCGAGCTGGGCTCCTGCCGCGTCTTGGGTAACACGATCAATAATTGAGTGGGTAGCgaggctgggggagggctggTCTCTCGCTACCAGCCGTGCCCGAAAGGCTCTGCGGAGCAGACCACCCCTTGGCTGCAGGGTGGCAAGGAACAGCCAGGTAGGCGCGCGGCTCACCTCCCGCTAGCTGCAGGCAGCCCCAGCAGCAGATACTGGGGCAAGGCCCTCAGAACAGCTCCGGGGTGGGGAGCCCGAGGCTGCCCGAGGGGGAATCCAAGGGGCAGCGTCTCCTCTGGGTACACCGCCTGCCCTGGCGTGAGTGGGGCGGGAGAGGGGCGGGAGACGGGGGTGTTTGGGGACGGGAGGGGAGGCCGTGGACGTGTCTGAAGGGGGCAGAGGGACAGCGACGCTGAGCGGAGCTTGGCATATTCGGCACGCACGCCCCCTTTGTCAGCCTGGGGATTCGGGGACCCCGCCTCTCTCCAGCCTCGGCGATCCAAGGACTGCCCCGATTCCCGCTTGGCGGCCTTGGGCCACAGCTCCGAGGGCACGGCCCTGGGTGACCGACACACCGCCTGGTTGTGGTGTTGTGTCCCTTGTCGtggcatgtgtacacacacacacggggcagCTAAGCACCATCTTGGGGGGGCCAGGAGGAACTCCTGAGGAGCCTGGTAATTGGATTTCCTGATACAAAGCCAGACTCGGGacctgggggggggaaggcttgGGGGGCCCCTGACTCTTATCCGTGTGAAGGAGAATTTCAGGGTTCATTTAAACAGCTACCGGCGAGCTTCCTGCCGGTAGGGCTGCAGGGAGCTTCCTACCGCCGGCGAGCCCGCtcctctgctgagcagccagccTGACCCGGCCCCCCCGAGGGGCCGCTCGCTAGGGCCAGAGGCAGCCCGGCTAGAGGGCTGAGCCAGGGCCTGAGCCCGGCGCTGAGGCTGGTAACAGTAACCGCTGGCGTCAGTGGCTCCCGACCCCGCCGTAACAGAGACGATGCAACGTGAGCCACTGTCCTGGGGTGTTCAGACAGGCGCCCAGAGAGAGGCTTTGAAATCCCGAGGGGGCCGAGCGCCTCCAGATTCTCTCGGCTTTGGTGGGAACTGTGGGGTGACCAGCCCCTAAGAAACCTCAGGGCTTTTGTGCCTCACTTCAGCTGCCCAAGTTTGGAGACTGTGGCTGTAAtggccctgtgcctcagtttccccatctgcaacaTGGGGCAGGGATTGCACCTACCTGAGAGGGGTATGGCAATTAAGTAGTTAATATGTGTAAAGTGCCAGACCAGTCCCAACCAGACTCTCCCTGGGCTGGGAACCTAATTGCACTCCAATTTATTCTGGCTGATTGCCCCCTGTGAAACGTCTCCACATGTTGACAGCTCTGCTCAGACGCTGACACGAAGCAGCTGGGCTCTGCGTCTGCcgcaggaggcagtggggggcgggggaatgggACGTAAAGATCCCCACATGCCCCCGTTAGCTAGGTTATGCCTCAGCTGTATTATGGTAGATCTCACAATCTTTTCTAAAGCTTTAGGAAGAGACAATCCCCATCCCGGTGAGCTCACAAGCAGCAAGCAAAAGGTATGAAATCGCTGGTAGTAGCAGTAGAAGGCTGTTATCCGCTGTTGTGGGCCAGCCGCTCGAGGAGGTTATGTAACACCCCAGGCCGGCAGGTTACACTCACCCAGCCGGATCCGTGCGCCAGCCCCCTCACCCGCCCGTTGCCCTCTAGGTCTGTGGGGCTCCCACCCACCCTCTGCTCTGCGCTGCTGCCGAAATGGTCTCCCCAGCCGTTGCTCTGGCCTTCATCCCATTCCTGGTCACCTTGATCATCCGCTACCGGCACTACTTCCTGCTCTTCTACCGGGCCGTGCTGGTGCGCCGGCTGCAGGACTGCCTGACGGGCATCTCCCGGGAGGAGCGGGCCTTCCAGTACGTCCTCACGCACGCCATCCCCGGCGACCCCCACCACATCCTCGAGACCTTCGACCAGTGGTGCTACCACTGCGAGTACCTCAGCAACGTGGGGCCTCACAAAGGTAAGGGCTCGCCCAGCCCACAGTGGGCGgggcactgaaatgcagccgcctctggggcggaacccagcagctgttcaacagcgcACAGCAACGACACGTGACCGTTTGGGACAGGAAGAGAGGGGGAAATAGCAAATCCAATAGCAACGCAGGAAGGTGTAAAAAGTACTGTAATTACCCCAGATGGAACTTGGCCAGGACACAGGGGTTCAGTCCCATTCTATTCAGTCTTTATACCATGCCCATCCCTGGTATCTG is a genomic window of Lepidochelys kempii isolate rLepKem1 chromosome 1, rLepKem1.hap2, whole genome shotgun sequence containing:
- the LOC140905620 gene encoding protein mono-ADP-ribosyltransferase TIPARP-like, giving the protein MPAKRWCSSPPAVERWVSEDGVPFHVHQEDGIRICDGFLLGHCPRRESCPLHHTRYPFHWQIRGSGRAAWQSLSDSSQRHLEKLYGDAKNGFVRFLDRNRSFGILDLDTMELGYSDVVNRVRRLASTSDWKQNPRFHTRWQVYWKHRDTWQPYEEPVPHDLLAAFERGSQEPTFRFQGQLYTMDPRPPQQSTEGQGSVQPIQIQRRPAYRSLSCMARYLRTIPWGSRGLFHPSTSTIPGERPTDGYCGPYPATWVPQPPHGQAFLHAEVAASEAVYREICELFHASVPEDMVLVLRIYRIRNNALWKKYSSRKELMSSGLSAQEKRLLERHLFHGTSADNVASICRENFNPRLSGKHGAHYGHGSYFSSYAHCSHNFALANHAGHRHMFLAKVLVGKWALGRPGYTQPPAREPGRQRYDSCSDDGQEPALYVIFDNSQCYPYFVICYKLLGDPVTLDGLGGAGLLAGNSFPAGRLTQPSFSTL